One region of Candidatus Poribacteria bacterium genomic DNA includes:
- a CDS encoding aspartyl protease, with amino-acid sequence MEHTTRIELENLKDLYAVELGAINSEDVRRITIENALVDTGATGLCLPTSLIHQLGLTPLRNIRAQTANGTIDRTVYSQVKYTMLERSDFITVTDLPEDAPVLVGHMVLEMLDLCVDIQNGLIYNPAHDGEWMIKILLNIPISMEK; translated from the coding sequence ATGGAACATACCACCCGAATTGAACTCGAAAATCTAAAAGACCTATATGCCGTAGAATTAGGTGCTATCAACTCCGAAGATGTACGCAGAATTACCATAGAAAACGCCCTCGTCGATACCGGCGCAACAGGACTCTGTTTACCTACATCACTGATTCACCAACTCGGGCTTACGCCGCTCCGAAACATCCGGGCACAGACTGCAAACGGCACCATAGATCGGACTGTTTATTCACAGGTCAAATATACGATGTTGGAACGAAGCGACTTCATCACAGTAACAGACCTTCCTGAAGACGCACCCGTTCTCGTCGGGCACATGGTCTTAGAAATGCTTGACCTCTGCGTTGACATACAAAACGGATTGATTTACAATCCCGCACATGACGGCGAATGGATGATAAAAATCCTCTTGAATATCCCGATCTCAATGGAGAAATAA
- the selA gene encoding L-seryl-tRNA(Sec) selenium transferase yields MPKNLLRHLPAIEKLLNTQEMLDLQAIYTRSLVTEALRAVVADIRNDILSGNHTQLPEHAEYAKRTHQKILEKIGERMRPVVNATGTVTHTNLGRSLLSTATCEAIQQAAQNYVNLEYDIATGRRGHRDRITEPLLQQLTGCEASTIVNNNAAAVLLALQTMARGKEVIVSRGELIEIGGAFRVPDVMAASGAILREVGTTNRTHLRDYAEAINENTGLLLKVHPSNYKILGFTSTPSMEELTELGAQHGIPTMEDLGSGALIDMTTYGLPHEPLVGERIASGVDVVTFSGDKLLGGPQAGIIVGKTEWIEKMRKNPMMRALRVDKLIIAGLSATLQLYLTADDALTERFPMLNRYTRPMETLHTLATELKAQLESLFGEKVDIQVSDTYGQIGSGALPVETLPSIALVLEPAEVSAEMLAAQFRNATIPVIGRIKEGLFWLDLRTVYEREQTWIVETATQVAKAL; encoded by the coding sequence ATGCCCAAAAACCTCCTACGGCATCTGCCTGCCATCGAAAAACTCCTGAACACACAGGAAATGCTTGACTTGCAAGCCATCTACACGCGTTCGCTTGTGACGGAGGCACTGCGCGCCGTCGTCGCCGACATCCGAAACGACATCCTGAGCGGAAATCATACGCAACTCCCAGAACACGCGGAATACGCCAAGCGGACACATCAGAAAATCCTGGAAAAGATAGGCGAGCGTATGCGTCCCGTCGTCAACGCAACAGGCACGGTCACACACACCAACTTAGGCAGATCGCTGCTAAGCACGGCTACCTGTGAAGCTATCCAGCAAGCCGCACAGAATTACGTCAACCTCGAATACGACATCGCAACGGGAAGACGCGGGCATCGAGATAGGATCACCGAACCCCTTTTACAACAATTGACCGGCTGTGAAGCTTCTACAATCGTCAACAATAACGCCGCGGCGGTTCTACTCGCACTTCAGACGATGGCACGCGGTAAAGAGGTCATCGTCTCACGCGGAGAACTCATCGAAATCGGTGGCGCATTTCGAGTTCCTGACGTGATGGCGGCAAGCGGTGCGATCCTCCGAGAAGTCGGCACTACCAATCGAACCCATCTCCGCGATTACGCCGAGGCTATCAATGAAAATACAGGCCTCTTACTCAAGGTGCATCCGAGCAACTACAAAATTCTCGGTTTCACTTCAACGCCTTCAATGGAAGAACTGACGGAACTCGGTGCGCAGCACGGCATCCCAACGATGGAAGACCTTGGGAGCGGTGCACTCATTGATATGACGACTTATGGACTCCCGCATGAACCGCTCGTCGGAGAACGCATCGCCAGTGGTGTCGACGTTGTCACCTTTAGCGGGGATAAACTCCTCGGTGGACCCCAAGCCGGAATTATCGTTGGTAAAACGGAATGGATCGAGAAGATGCGTAAAAATCCGATGATGCGGGCACTCCGCGTCGATAAACTCATCATTGCCGGTTTGTCAGCGACGTTGCAACTCTATCTCACAGCGGACGACGCCCTAACGGAACGGTTTCCGATGCTCAACCGCTATACCCGACCCATGGAGACACTCCACACCCTTGCGACCGAGCTCAAAGCGCAGTTAGAATCCCTCTTCGGAGAAAAAGTGGATATTCAGGTCTCAGACACCTATGGACAGATCGGGAGTGGGGCACTTCCTGTCGAGACATTACCGAGTATCGCCCTTGTCCTTGAACCCGCGGAAGTTTCCGCTGAAATGCTCGCTGCGCAGTTCCGAAACGCTACAATTCCCGTCATCGGTAGAATCAAGGAGGGTCTCTTCTGGTTGGATCTGCGGACAGTTTATGAAAGAGAACAGACGTGGATCGTCGAAACTGCTACACAGGTTGCAAAGGCGTTATGA
- a CDS encoding formylglycine-generating enzyme family protein, with product MRAVGIFLIGIISVGMSACGQSEDGSSTTKNAAEIVSGVDGATMVLIPAGTFQMGSTIGDSDEHPVHTVTLDAFYMDIHEVTNARYQKFVQSTGYPQPPLSHNPRFNAPDAPVVRVNWRDAAAYAAWANKRLPTEAEWEYAARGGLTGKRYPNGDIITYADANFGNVGGADRWKWTAPVGSFPPNGYNLYDMAGNAWEWCFDEYNSEFYSISPENNPRFGREIAPDTENFRILRGGGWGGSPEDLRVADRWYHLSSGSTIGFRCVKDF from the coding sequence ATGAGAGCCGTGGGGATCTTTCTCATTGGTATCATCAGCGTTGGCATGTCCGCCTGTGGGCAAAGCGAAGACGGTTCCTCCACGACTAAAAACGCAGCAGAAATCGTTTCTGGAGTCGATGGTGCAACAATGGTGCTGATTCCGGCAGGCACGTTTCAGATGGGTTCTACCATCGGGGATAGCGATGAACACCCCGTGCATACCGTCACCCTCGACGCATTTTACATGGACATCCACGAAGTAACGAATGCCCGTTATCAGAAGTTCGTCCAAAGCACAGGCTACCCTCAGCCACCGCTGTCGCATAACCCAAGATTCAATGCCCCCGATGCGCCTGTTGTTCGGGTGAATTGGCGCGATGCGGCTGCATACGCAGCGTGGGCAAATAAACGGCTACCTACCGAAGCAGAGTGGGAATACGCCGCACGCGGAGGTCTGACTGGTAAACGATACCCGAATGGTGATATAATAACCTATGCAGATGCCAACTTTGGCAATGTAGGCGGCGCGGATAGATGGAAATGGACAGCACCGGTTGGGAGTTTCCCACCCAACGGCTATAACCTCTACGATATGGCAGGCAATGCATGGGAGTGGTGCTTCGATGAATACAACAGCGAATTCTATAGCATCAGTCCAGAAAACAACCCTCGCTTCGGCAGAGAAATTGCGCCAGATACCGAAAATTTTCGTATCCTACGCGGCGGCGGTTGGGGTGGAAGTCCGGAAGACCTCCGTGTCGCAGACCGATGGTATCACCTTTCGTCTGGAAGCACTATTGGATTTCGATGCGTGAAAGATTTTTAA
- a CDS encoding ABC transporter ATP-binding protein: MAVAVQLTHVTKAFDTTIAVNDVSLEIEKGEFFFLLGPSGCGKSTFLRIVAGFYKPDTGELRFDDTVMNDVPPHQRNTGMVFQNYALWPHMSVAENIEYGLTLRKLEKAERTEKITRALEMVQMEDFRDRAVNTLSGGQQQRIALARALVIEPSVLLLDEPISNLDAALRQQMRDEIKQIHDRTNITMFYVTHDQVDALSMADRMAIMQDGVVIQVGTPREVYQFPKNAFVASFVGETNFISGKIEQASNGSATIETSAGTLHSTTIYHELTQGTPVQCSIRPEALVIDNGQNGGNPIENRITAKVTAVNYLGRVEEYQLMVSEDLPLKAVHHNPGTETKKPGDTVQLSISADAVIPLPDF, translated from the coding sequence ATGGCAGTTGCAGTTCAATTAACCCATGTTACGAAGGCATTCGACACGACGATTGCGGTCAACGACGTGAGCTTGGAGATTGAGAAGGGGGAATTCTTTTTCCTTCTCGGTCCCTCCGGATGCGGCAAATCCACCTTCCTCCGAATCGTCGCCGGATTCTATAAACCCGACACCGGTGAACTCCGATTCGACGATACCGTCATGAACGACGTGCCACCACACCAACGCAATACAGGCATGGTATTCCAGAACTATGCCTTGTGGCCCCACATGTCGGTCGCCGAAAACATCGAATACGGGCTAACGCTTCGGAAACTCGAAAAAGCGGAACGCACCGAAAAAATCACGCGCGCACTGGAAATGGTCCAGATGGAAGATTTTCGGGACCGTGCTGTCAACACCCTCTCTGGTGGACAACAGCAGCGCATTGCCCTCGCCCGTGCCCTTGTGATTGAACCGAGTGTTCTCCTCCTCGACGAACCGATTAGTAACCTCGATGCCGCACTCCGACAGCAAATGCGCGACGAAATAAAGCAGATCCACGACCGCACCAATATTACAATGTTCTACGTCACACACGATCAGGTGGATGCCCTCTCTATGGCAGATCGAATGGCAATTATGCAGGACGGTGTTGTCATCCAAGTCGGCACGCCGCGCGAAGTATACCAGTTTCCAAAGAATGCTTTTGTTGCAAGCTTCGTTGGGGAAACCAATTTTATTTCAGGCAAGATCGAACAGGCATCAAATGGGAGTGCAACTATAGAAACATCCGCCGGCACCCTCCACTCTACGACGATTTATCACGAACTCACACAAGGGACACCCGTGCAGTGCTCCATTCGACCAGAGGCACTTGTGATTGACAACGGTCAGAATGGCGGAAACCCCATCGAAAACAGGATAACCGCGAAAGTGACTGCGGTCAACTATTTAGGCAGGGTAGAGGAATATCAACTGATGGTCTCCGAAGACCTTCCCCTTAAAGCCGTCCACCACAATCCCGGCACAGAAACAAAAAAGCCGGGAGACACCGTGCAACTGTCAATATCAGCAGACGCAGTTATCCCACTGCC